DNA sequence from the Pirellulales bacterium genome:
GCGATGTACTCGCCGAGCTCGCCCTCAGCCGCGCGATGGTTTTCATATTCGGTCATTTCCAGTTCAGTCTTGATGGTTCCGAAGCAAGATTCCATGAATG
Encoded proteins:
- a CDS encoding IS3 family transposase, giving the protein FMESCFGTIKTELEMTEYENHRAAEGELGEYIAYYNLERKHSALDYLTPAQFEAIHTSPI